A stretch of Streptomyces vietnamensis DNA encodes these proteins:
- a CDS encoding MalY/PatB family protein → MAYDFDREIDRHGTWSVQWDGIADRFGVPDLLPFTISDMDFASPPEILAALRERVDHGVFGYTDWRLGEFREAIRHWYASRYGAEIDPGALVYAPSVLSQLSQLLQMWTDPGDGVVVHTPTYDGFRKAVTGLGRELRGVPVGAPEALERELARPDSRMLLLCSPHNPTGRVWTAEELTAFAELAERHGAAVVSDEIHADLTTDGHRHVPWTRIAEPGRGRRWALVTSGTKAFNFPALSGSYGIVGDPDEREAFVRRMETGEGLASPAVLSLTAHIAAYRQGAPWLDELRGYVAGTMDMLRKRLADGLPEVDWAPPQAGYLAWIDLRPLGIDETRLQEELVAVEKVAIMPGGVYGTPGFVRLNVGCPRSKAERGVDALVRAANRLRTA, encoded by the coding sequence ATGGCGTACGACTTCGACCGGGAGATAGACCGGCACGGGACCTGGTCCGTCCAGTGGGACGGCATCGCGGACCGCTTCGGCGTGCCCGACCTGCTGCCCTTCACCATCTCCGACATGGACTTCGCCTCCCCGCCGGAGATCCTCGCCGCCCTGCGCGAGCGCGTCGACCACGGCGTCTTCGGCTACACGGACTGGCGGCTCGGGGAGTTCCGGGAGGCGATCCGCCACTGGTACGCGAGCCGGTACGGCGCCGAGATCGACCCCGGGGCCCTGGTGTACGCGCCCTCCGTGCTCTCCCAGCTCTCGCAGCTCCTCCAGATGTGGACCGACCCCGGCGACGGCGTGGTCGTCCACACCCCCACGTACGACGGCTTCCGCAAGGCCGTCACCGGGCTCGGGCGCGAGCTGCGGGGCGTCCCGGTCGGCGCCCCGGAGGCCCTGGAGCGGGAGCTGGCCCGCCCGGACAGCCGGATGCTGCTGCTCTGCTCCCCGCACAACCCGACCGGCCGGGTGTGGACGGCGGAGGAGCTCACCGCCTTCGCCGAGCTGGCTGAGCGGCACGGCGCGGCCGTCGTCAGCGACGAGATCCACGCCGACCTGACGACCGACGGCCACCGGCACGTCCCCTGGACCCGGATCGCCGAGCCGGGCCGTGGCCGCCGCTGGGCCCTGGTCACCTCCGGCACCAAGGCCTTCAATTTTCCGGCGCTCTCCGGCTCGTACGGCATCGTCGGCGACCCCGACGAGCGCGAGGCCTTCGTGCGGCGCATGGAGACCGGCGAGGGGCTCGCCTCGCCCGCCGTGCTCTCCCTGACCGCCCACATCGCCGCGTACCGGCAGGGCGCCCCCTGGCTGGACGAGCTGCGCGGATACGTGGCGGGGACGATGGACATGCTCCGGAAGCGCCTCGCGGACGGGCTTCCGGAGGTCGACTGGGCGCCCCCGCAGGCCGGCTACCTGGCCTGGATCGACCTGCGGCCGCTCGGCATCGACGAGACCCGGCTCCAGGAGGAGCTCGTGGCGGTGGAGAAGGTCGCGATCATGCCGGGCGGGGTGTACGGCACGCCCGGCTTCGTCCGGCTGAACGTCGGCTGCCCCCGGAGCAAGGCCGAGCGGGGCGTGGACGCGCTGGTCAGGGCGGCGAACCGGTTGCGCACGGCCTGA
- the fbaA gene encoding class II fructose-bisphosphate aldolase, translating to MPIATPEVYNEMLDRAKAGKFAYPAINVTSSQTLHAALRGFAEAESDGIIQISTGGAEFLGGQYNKDMVTGAVALAEFAHIVAAKYDITVALHTDHCPKDKLDGYVRPLLEVSAERVAKGLNPLFQSHMWDGSAETLADNLAIGQELLAKAAAAKIILEVEITPTGGEEDGVSHEINDELYTTVEDAIRTAEALGLGEKGRYLLAASFGNVHGVYKPGNVVLRPELLKDLQAGVAAKFGKADPFDFVFHGGSGSTAEEIATALENGVVKMNLDTDTQYAFTRPVVDHMFRNYDGVLKVDGEVGKKSTYDPRTWGKLAEAGMAARVGEACVALRSAGTKLK from the coding sequence ATGCCCATCGCAACCCCCGAGGTCTACAACGAGATGCTCGACCGGGCGAAGGCAGGCAAGTTCGCCTACCCGGCCATCAACGTGACCTCGTCCCAGACCCTGCACGCTGCGCTGCGCGGCTTCGCGGAGGCCGAGAGCGACGGCATCATCCAGATCTCGACCGGCGGTGCCGAGTTCCTGGGCGGTCAGTACAACAAGGACATGGTCACGGGCGCCGTCGCCCTGGCCGAGTTCGCGCACATCGTCGCCGCGAAGTACGACATCACGGTCGCCCTCCACACCGACCACTGCCCGAAGGACAAGCTGGACGGCTACGTCCGTCCGCTGCTCGAGGTCTCCGCCGAGCGCGTCGCCAAGGGCCTGAACCCGCTGTTCCAGTCCCACATGTGGGACGGCTCCGCCGAGACCCTCGCCGACAACCTGGCCATCGGCCAGGAGCTGCTCGCGAAGGCCGCCGCCGCCAAGATCATCCTCGAGGTCGAGATCACCCCGACCGGCGGCGAGGAGGACGGCGTCAGCCACGAGATCAACGACGAGCTGTACACCACCGTCGAGGACGCCATCCGCACCGCCGAGGCCCTCGGCCTGGGCGAGAAGGGCCGCTACCTCCTCGCCGCGTCCTTCGGCAACGTCCACGGCGTCTACAAGCCGGGCAACGTCGTGCTCCGCCCCGAGCTCCTCAAGGACCTCCAGGCCGGCGTCGCCGCCAAGTTCGGCAAGGCCGACCCGTTCGACTTCGTCTTCCACGGCGGCTCGGGCTCGACGGCCGAGGAGATCGCCACCGCGCTGGAGAACGGCGTCGTGAAGATGAACCTCGACACCGACACCCAGTACGCCTTCACCCGCCCGGTCGTGGACCACATGTTCCGCAACTACGACGGTGTCCTGAAGGTCGACGGCGAGGTCGGCAAGAAGTCCACCTACGACCCGCGCACCTGGGGCAAGCTGGCCGAGGCCGGCATGGCCGCCCGCGTCGGCGAGGCCTGTGTCGCGCTGCGCTCGGCCGGCACGAAGCTGAAGTAA
- the pyrE gene encoding orotate phosphoribosyltransferase: protein MTDVRAELLQQIKDKAVVHGKVTLSSGLEADYYVDLRRITLDGAASPLVGQVMLELTKDLDFDAVGGLTLGADPVATSMLHAAAARGERLDAFVVRKAAKAHGMQRQVEGPDIKGRRVLIVEDTSTTGGSPLTAVEAARAAGAEVVAVATIVDRATGAGEKISGTAGVPYLYAYALDELGLA from the coding sequence ATGACTGACGTACGCGCTGAGCTGCTCCAGCAGATCAAGGACAAGGCCGTGGTGCACGGCAAGGTGACCCTCTCCTCGGGTCTGGAAGCCGACTACTACGTGGACCTGCGCCGGATCACGCTGGACGGTGCGGCTTCGCCGCTGGTCGGCCAGGTCATGCTCGAACTGACCAAGGACCTCGACTTCGACGCGGTCGGCGGCCTGACCCTTGGCGCCGACCCGGTCGCGACGTCGATGCTGCACGCCGCCGCGGCGCGGGGCGAGCGGCTCGACGCCTTCGTCGTCCGCAAGGCCGCCAAGGCCCACGGGATGCAGCGTCAGGTCGAGGGCCCGGACATCAAGGGCCGTCGCGTCCTGATCGTCGAGGACACCTCCACCACCGGCGGCTCGCCGCTGACCGCCGTCGAGGCGGCGCGCGCGGCCGGCGCCGAGGTCGTCGCCGTGGCCACGATCGTGGACCGGGCCACCGGAGCCGGCGAGAAGATCAGCGGCACGGCGGGCGTTCCGTACCTCTACGCGTACGCGCTGGACGAGCTCGGCCTGGCGTAA
- a CDS encoding aldose epimerase gives MQTRLTAGDAELTINPDHGCRIESLRIAGTEVLRQGERYGSFPMVPWCGRTENGRFRNGATLHQLPVNAPPHAIHGTVRDLAWKTARTSATEAVFTCELGDPWPYKGRVTQVFELSEDSLTLRFGVETYDDSFPAQAGWHPWFLRNLGQGGQDVRIDFTPAWQEERGDDHLPTGRRIDPLPGPWDDCFGMPDGVDVTLTWPEELELKVASRAEWVVIYDEPAEAVCVEPQSGPPNGLNTHPRLVTPIDPLEVESVWTWRRL, from the coding sequence ATGCAGACGCGACTGACGGCGGGCGACGCCGAGTTGACCATCAACCCCGACCACGGCTGCCGGATCGAGAGCCTGCGCATCGCCGGCACCGAGGTCCTGCGCCAGGGCGAGCGGTACGGAAGCTTCCCGATGGTGCCCTGGTGCGGGCGGACCGAGAACGGCCGCTTCCGCAACGGCGCCACCCTGCACCAGCTGCCGGTCAACGCGCCCCCGCACGCCATCCACGGCACCGTCCGCGACCTCGCCTGGAAGACCGCCCGGACCTCCGCGACCGAGGCCGTGTTCACCTGCGAGCTCGGCGACCCCTGGCCGTACAAGGGCAGGGTCACCCAGGTCTTCGAGCTGTCCGAGGACTCCCTCACCCTCCGCTTCGGCGTCGAGACCTATGACGACTCCTTCCCGGCGCAGGCCGGCTGGCACCCCTGGTTCCTGCGCAACCTCGGGCAGGGCGGTCAGGACGTACGGATCGACTTCACGCCCGCCTGGCAGGAGGAGCGCGGCGACGACCACCTCCCCACCGGCCGCCGCATCGACCCCCTTCCCGGCCCCTGGGACGACTGCTTCGGCATGCCCGACGGCGTCGACGTCACCCTCACCTGGCCGGAGGAGCTGGAGCTGAAGGTCGCCAGCCGCGCCGAGTGGGTCGTGATCTACGACGAGCCGGCGGAGGCGGTCTGCGTCGAGCCGCAGTCCGGCCCGCCGAACGGGCTCAACACCCATCCGCGCCTGGTCACCCCGATCGACCCCCTGGAGGTCGAGAGCGTCTGGACCTGGCGGCGGCTTTAA
- a CDS encoding SRPBCC family protein, translated as MEHEVFVPVPAEALRATLTDPARVVRCVPGLQRDADAEAGPLTGRLKVRVGGNTITYRGALRVVERDGAITYEGEGTEVRGKGSAELSLTVVLTPLAEGTSLSFTGALTAAGRLADATDEARSTAGAKLLDKFVEALAALAEEPASPEEATDDDGVDDGVEEPSGRSAVFDVPLPPASLDPLLDEEFGEGLGEDFGETPIEFPAPQPAAEAAHARRTMIGRSAEEVDHAPPRGRYAPVPAPETTSAGATLRWIAPAAALALASAVVVGRALRRRR; from the coding sequence ATGGAGCATGAGGTGTTCGTCCCCGTCCCGGCCGAAGCCCTGCGCGCGACGCTCACGGACCCGGCCCGCGTGGTGCGCTGCGTGCCCGGTCTCCAGCGGGACGCCGACGCGGAGGCGGGCCCCCTCACGGGCCGGCTGAAGGTGCGGGTCGGCGGCAACACCATCACGTACCGGGGCGCCCTGCGCGTCGTCGAGCGGGACGGTGCCATCACCTACGAGGGCGAGGGCACGGAGGTCCGGGGCAAGGGCTCGGCCGAACTGTCCCTCACCGTCGTCCTCACCCCGCTGGCCGAGGGCACCAGCCTCAGCTTCACCGGCGCCCTCACGGCGGCCGGCCGGCTCGCCGACGCGACGGACGAGGCGCGCTCCACGGCGGGCGCCAAGCTCCTCGACAAGTTCGTGGAGGCCCTGGCCGCGCTGGCGGAGGAGCCCGCGTCGCCCGAAGAGGCCACCGACGACGACGGGGTCGACGACGGGGTGGAGGAGCCCTCCGGCCGGAGCGCCGTCTTCGACGTGCCGTTGCCGCCGGCCTCCCTCGACCCGCTCCTCGACGAGGAGTTCGGCGAGGGCCTGGGCGAGGACTTCGGCGAGACCCCGATCGAGTTCCCCGCCCCGCAGCCCGCCGCCGAGGCCGCCCACGCCCGCCGGACCATGATCGGGCGGAGCGCCGAGGAGGTCGACCACGCCCCGCCGCGCGGCCGGTACGCCCCCGTCCCCGCGCCCGAGACGACGAGCGCGGGCGCCACCCTGCGCTGGATCGCCCCGGCCGCGGCCCTCGCGCTCGCCTCCGCCGTCGTCGTCGGCCGGGCCCTGCGCCGCCGCCGCTGA
- a CDS encoding spermidine synthase, which translates to MIEPTVTMPPKRVRRPPARRPVRPPREAVRFPVLAVVFVCAACGLVYELELVALASYLIGDSVTQASVVLSVMVFAMGVGSLLAKRLRCRAAVGFGLVEAGLALIGGCSAMVLYAAFAWLGESRYVLVAFSLAIGVLIGAEIPLLMSLIQGAGRASSRASSRGSSGVSSRDSSRVSSRDSSRVSSAAEAPAGDGPSGRPGRQATLGEQDDAAGTVADLFAADYVGALVGGLAFPFLLLPWLGQLTGALVTGAVNAVAGGGLVLWVFRRDLTDRSRALLVAVNLCVLTVLATATVLVDDFEQAARRAVYGERVRVAVHTDLQEVVVTGGREEPPDLFLDGRLRVSGRDEYRYHEALVHPAMNGAHARVLIVGGGDGMAAREALRYDGVGSVTVVELDPGVVRLARTDPALATLNAQAFRDPRVHVVYADAFNWLRGAADRLQERYDVVISDLPDPGITPSTKLYSEEFYGLVARVLTESGRFVVHAGSVTGRPRTYWTVDATLHAAGFATRPYSACGRTPGFAAGPDRTSGAERGPEDWGFLLAARGDRPPALRLAPDVPRLRSLGAGTLESAARRAERTRGAEPPPSTLVHPRYGA; encoded by the coding sequence ATGATCGAGCCGACCGTGACCATGCCACCCAAGAGGGTGCGCCGGCCGCCCGCGCGGCGGCCCGTGCGGCCGCCTCGCGAGGCGGTGCGGTTCCCGGTCCTCGCGGTCGTCTTCGTCTGCGCCGCCTGCGGCCTGGTCTACGAGCTCGAACTGGTCGCCCTCGCCTCCTACTTGATCGGCGACTCGGTCACCCAGGCCTCCGTCGTGCTCTCCGTGATGGTCTTCGCGATGGGGGTGGGCTCGCTCCTCGCCAAGCGGCTGCGCTGCCGTGCCGCCGTCGGCTTCGGCCTGGTCGAGGCCGGGCTCGCGCTGATCGGCGGCTGCTCGGCGATGGTGCTGTACGCGGCCTTCGCCTGGCTCGGCGAATCGCGGTACGTGCTCGTGGCGTTCTCGCTCGCGATCGGCGTGCTCATCGGCGCCGAGATCCCGCTCCTGATGTCGCTCATACAGGGGGCGGGACGGGCCTCCTCCCGTGCCTCTTCCCGGGGCTCCTCCGGGGTTTCCTCCCGTGACTCCTCCCGGGTTTCCTCTCGTGACTCCTCGCGGGTTTCCTCCGCGGCGGAGGCCCCTGCCGGGGACGGCCCCTCCGGGCGGCCCGGGCGGCAGGCCACGCTCGGGGAGCAGGACGACGCCGCCGGGACGGTCGCCGACCTCTTCGCCGCCGACTACGTCGGCGCGCTCGTCGGCGGCCTCGCCTTCCCGTTCCTGCTGCTGCCCTGGCTCGGCCAGCTCACCGGCGCGCTCGTCACCGGCGCGGTCAACGCGGTCGCGGGCGGCGGTCTCGTCCTCTGGGTGTTCCGCCGCGACCTGACGGACCGGTCCCGCGCCCTGCTCGTCGCCGTGAACCTGTGCGTCCTGACCGTCCTCGCCACCGCGACCGTCCTCGTCGACGACTTCGAACAGGCCGCGCGCCGGGCCGTGTACGGGGAGCGGGTGCGGGTCGCCGTCCACACCGACCTCCAGGAGGTCGTGGTGACCGGGGGCCGCGAGGAACCGCCCGACCTGTTCCTCGACGGCCGCCTCCGGGTGTCCGGCCGGGACGAGTACCGCTACCACGAGGCCCTCGTCCACCCCGCGATGAACGGCGCGCACGCGCGCGTGCTGATCGTCGGCGGCGGCGACGGCATGGCCGCCCGCGAGGCCCTGCGCTACGACGGGGTCGGCTCCGTCACCGTCGTCGAGCTCGACCCGGGGGTCGTCCGCCTCGCCCGTACGGACCCGGCGCTCGCCACGCTCAACGCGCAGGCCTTCCGCGACCCGCGCGTCCACGTGGTCTACGCGGACGCGTTCAACTGGCTGAGGGGCGCAGCCGATCGTCTGCAGGAACGGTACGACGTGGTGATCTCCGATCTGCCCGACCCCGGGATCACCCCCAGCACCAAGCTCTACTCGGAGGAGTTCTACGGTCTGGTGGCCCGGGTGCTCACGGAGTCCGGACGGTTCGTCGTGCACGCCGGCTCGGTCACCGGCCGGCCCCGCACCTACTGGACCGTCGACGCCACCCTGCACGCCGCCGGGTTCGCGACCCGCCCCTACAGCGCGTGCGGCCGCACCCCCGGCTTCGCCGCAGGACCCGACCGCACCAGCGGCGCGGAGCGGGGGCCGGAGGACTGGGGCTTCCTCCTGGCCGCACGGGGCGACCGGCCGCCCGCGCTCCGCCTCGCCCCCGACGTGCCCCGGCTGCGCTCGCTCGGCGCCGGGACCCTGGAGAGCGCGGCGCGCCGCGCCGAACGCACCCGAGGCGCCGAACCGCCGCCCTCGACCCTGGTGCACCCCCGGTACGGGGCCTGA
- a CDS encoding DUF2617 family protein, producing the protein MLTTLKTSYTDTRASDLAWALGREPLPALAVLDLELSGAKLQLRLLGASHQVLLEEEGRHCSETVACMPGSSTPLPLGVSKRVGEWEYEFAACVETMSQGSFAGRAQELLALVADHPNGLAGTFPGSPYAFTAMLAQRHEGQVRWRTWHAYPQEGQLVVTRTRIGARMPATL; encoded by the coding sequence ATGCTCACCACCCTGAAAACCTCCTACACCGATACGCGCGCGTCCGATCTGGCCTGGGCCCTCGGGCGCGAGCCGCTGCCCGCGCTCGCCGTCCTCGATCTCGAACTCTCCGGAGCCAAGCTGCAGTTGAGGCTGCTCGGCGCCTCCCACCAGGTCCTCCTGGAGGAGGAGGGGCGCCATTGCTCGGAGACCGTGGCCTGCATGCCCGGCAGCAGCACCCCGCTCCCGCTCGGCGTCTCCAAGCGCGTCGGCGAATGGGAGTACGAATTCGCGGCGTGCGTCGAGACGATGTCGCAGGGCTCCTTCGCGGGCCGTGCGCAGGAGCTGCTCGCGCTCGTCGCCGACCATCCCAACGGGCTCGCGGGGACCTTCCCCGGCTCCCCGTACGCCTTCACGGCGATGCTCGCGCAGCGTCACGAGGGCCAGGTGCGGTGGCGCACCTGGCACGCCTACCCGCAGGAGGGGCAGTTGGTGGTGACCAGGACCCGAATCGGCGCACGTATGCCCGCAACGCTCTGA